In Ignisphaera sp., a single genomic region encodes these proteins:
- a CDS encoding DUF1122 family protein — MQIPCIDVFRSLRGFGFKALEKRGRFPEEKAIELYIGCGSSWQRLMVLKIFDGRPPFYRKWVEVFSINPVADFGSAKYVFVNSAEEKMLIDCLSRYINPGERLFIEYVYDRETWKALEIGVPPHLTRLGFMLLENGFTWFKDWYYPEGFMEGNPKIQVEKPLDDDMRRRHIVELCKDARDFEVKARMFIQQKIYVDIFEGVLKRIQTMLTGICKDVV, encoded by the coding sequence ATGCAGATACCTTGTATAGATGTCTTTAGATCGCTGAGGGGTTTTGGGTTTAAGGCTTTGGAGAAGAGGGGGAGGTTTCCCGAGGAAAAGGCGATAGAGCTTTATATTGGGTGTGGAAGCTCTTGGCAAAGGCTAATGGTTTTAAAGATTTTTGATGGTAGACCACCTTTCTATAGGAAATGGGTAGAAGTTTTCTCAATAAATCCTGTAGCAGATTTTGGCTCGGCCAAATACGTTTTTGTTAATTCTGCAGAGGAGAAGATGCTCATAGACTGCCTGTCTAGGTATATAAACCCTGGGGAGAGGCTGTTCATAGAGTATGTATATGATAGGGAGACGTGGAAAGCTCTAGAAATTGGTGTGCCACCACATCTAACCAGACTTGGTTTCATGCTTCTTGAGAACGGGTTTACATGGTTTAAAGACTGGTATTATCCGGAGGGGTTTATGGAGGGGAATCCAAAGATCCAGGTGGAGAAGCCTCTAGATGATGATATGAGGAGAAGGCATATTGTGGAGTTGTGCAAAGACGCTAGGGATTTCGAGGTTAAGGCGAGGATGTTTATTCAACAGAAAATATATGTGGATATATTCGAGGGTGTTCTAAAAAGGATACAGACTATGTTGACAGGCATATGCAAGGATGTTGTCTAG
- a CDS encoding FprA family A-type flavoprotein — protein sequence MARAVLIDDGVWWVGARDISRRIFDSIIPLPKGTSYNSYLVVGKEKIVLIDTVNPGFESELEERISSVVKPSDIDYVVMNHAEPDHAGAIPHILRISPKAKLVTTAVGAKMAKIFYGVPNDRVYVVRDGDTIDLGGKTLKFIEAPMLHWPETMFTYLEENKILFTCDFFGAHIAQGLWDDEVEDLIYHAQRYFGEIMMPFRVNALNALKKIAGLDIRVIAPSHGPIYRNPRKIIESYYSWVEGRTKRKAVVLYVSMWGYTENIVKTFADDLRAEGIDVVLHNLAVADLGDVAKDLVDSRAIVLATPTVVLNAHPLAALAAYLAKILKPPAKYLALIVLYAWGTQAERQLQEIARDLKAELIGMVKINVTPSKEDIENLRGLAKELSKRLKAEPE from the coding sequence ATGGCTAGAGCCGTTCTGATAGATGATGGCGTTTGGTGGGTTGGGGCAAGAGACATTAGTAGAAGAATCTTCGATTCCATCATACCTCTGCCTAAGGGTACATCATATAACTCATATCTTGTTGTTGGTAAGGAAAAGATTGTGTTGATAGACACCGTCAATCCTGGATTTGAGAGTGAGTTGGAGGAAAGAATTTCTTCTGTTGTTAAACCATCAGATATAGATTACGTTGTTATGAATCATGCTGAGCCAGATCATGCTGGGGCTATTCCACATATACTCAGAATCTCTCCCAAGGCAAAGCTTGTGACAACGGCTGTGGGAGCTAAGATGGCCAAGATCTTCTATGGTGTTCCAAATGATAGAGTATATGTTGTTAGGGACGGCGATACAATAGATCTGGGAGGTAAGACCCTAAAGTTCATAGAGGCTCCCATGCTTCACTGGCCAGAAACAATGTTTACGTACTTAGAAGAGAATAAGATACTATTCACATGTGATTTCTTTGGGGCTCACATAGCCCAGGGTCTGTGGGATGATGAGGTAGAGGATTTGATATACCACGCACAAAGGTACTTTGGAGAAATAATGATGCCCTTTAGAGTTAATGCTTTGAATGCATTGAAGAAAATAGCTGGTCTTGATATAAGAGTTATTGCCCCTTCTCATGGACCCATATACAGAAATCCGAGGAAAATCATTGAGAGTTATTATAGCTGGGTAGAGGGAAGAACAAAGAGGAAAGCTGTTGTACTATATGTATCAATGTGGGGCTACACTGAAAACATCGTCAAAACATTTGCTGATGATCTTAGAGCCGAAGGAATAGATGTTGTTCTACATAATTTAGCGGTAGCAGATTTAGGCGATGTAGCGAAAGATCTTGTAGACTCTCGTGCAATTGTATTAGCAACACCAACAGTTGTGCTAAATGCACATCCACTAGCAGCACTAGCGGCTTATCTAGCTAAAATACTGAAACCCCCTGCAAAGTACCTAGCACTAATAGTTCTATATGCTTGGGGTACACAAGCAGAAAGACAATTACAAGAAATAGCGAGAGATCTTAAGGCAGAGCTTATAGGAATGGTAAAAATTAATGTGACGCCTTCCAAGGAAGATATAGAGAATTTAAGAGGTTTAGCAAAAGAACTTTCAAAAAGGTTGAAAGCAGAGCCAGAATAA
- a CDS encoding retropepsin-like aspartic protease, which produces MGLVYIDGIVKYGGKSARVRFLVDSGATYTVLTKSVWEFLGLEPKGEMEFVLADGTVIRRQISEALLELPGFGERHTPIVLGESEDENLLGIVTLEIFGLILDPFKRELRPIRAIMKRTQQQT; this is translated from the coding sequence ATGGGCTTGGTGTATATTGACGGTATTGTCAAGTATGGAGGTAAAAGTGCTAGGGTCAGGTTTCTAGTTGATTCTGGCGCAACATATACTGTGTTAACCAAATCTGTTTGGGAGTTCCTTGGGCTGGAGCCCAAAGGCGAAATGGAGTTTGTGCTAGCCGATGGAACAGTTATTCGAAGACAGATATCCGAGGCTCTGCTTGAGCTACCCGGCTTTGGGGAAAGACATACACCTATAGTCCTTGGCGAGAGTGAAGACGAGAATCTACTGGGCATTGTAACACTCGAGATATTCGGTCTAATCCTAGATCCATTCAAAAGGGAGCTAAGACCCATAAGAGCCATTATGAAGAGAACACAACAGCAGACGTAG
- a CDS encoding FAD-dependent oxidoreductase — MSVGTSFRLAFPRKRAGREIYDCVVVGAGPAGLTAAIYLARFGLKTVVVTKDIGGKMAIAPLVDDYPGVPEVPGGRLASLFEAHVRKFGVDIVAGNPMDNLRREGDLWCVETVNGDVFCGYAVIIAIGCEKRKLGVPGEDRLVGKGVSYCAVCDAPFFKDKVVAVVGGGDSALSSAIHLASYAKKVYIIHRRDRFRAFQAYVEKVLNEPKIELLLNTVVVEIIGKDRVEAAKIRNVVSGEERILPIDGVFIEIGSEPPVNILKKIGLELDEKGYIAVKPDMSTNLPGVFAAGDVAGGPCKKRFEQIVVAAAEGALAADSVYHYILSLRKGGEHR, encoded by the coding sequence ATGTCTGTGGGAACCTCATTTAGATTGGCTTTTCCTAGAAAAAGAGCTGGGAGGGAGATATATGACTGTGTTGTTGTTGGGGCTGGCCCTGCTGGGCTAACAGCAGCCATTTACCTGGCTAGATTTGGTTTAAAGACTGTTGTTGTTACCAAGGATATTGGGGGGAAGATGGCTATAGCCCCGCTGGTTGATGACTATCCTGGTGTTCCTGAGGTTCCTGGAGGTAGGCTTGCAAGTCTTTTTGAGGCTCATGTGCGCAAGTTTGGTGTTGATATTGTTGCTGGGAATCCAATGGATAATCTTAGGAGAGAGGGAGACCTATGGTGTGTTGAAACTGTTAATGGAGATGTCTTTTGCGGCTATGCCGTTATAATTGCTATTGGATGTGAGAAAAGAAAGCTTGGTGTTCCTGGAGAGGATAGGCTGGTCGGAAAAGGGGTTTCCTACTGCGCTGTTTGCGACGCTCCATTCTTTAAAGACAAGGTTGTTGCTGTTGTTGGTGGCGGAGACTCTGCATTATCTAGCGCTATCCACCTTGCATCCTATGCTAAAAAGGTCTATATCATCCATAGAAGAGATAGGTTCAGGGCCTTCCAAGCCTATGTAGAAAAGGTTTTGAATGAGCCAAAAATAGAGCTTCTTCTAAATACAGTAGTTGTTGAGATAATCGGGAAAGACAGGGTTGAGGCTGCGAAGATCAGAAACGTTGTTAGCGGTGAGGAGAGGATTCTACCCATAGACGGAGTATTCATCGAAATTGGGTCAGAGCCCCCAGTAAACATTTTGAAGAAGATTGGACTGGAGCTCGATGAAAAGGGCTACATAGCTGTAAAACCAGATATGAGCACAAACCTGCCAGGGGTTTTCGCGGCAGGCGATGTTGCTGGAGGGCCGTGCAAAAAGAGATTCGAGCAAATAGTTGTTGCAGCAGCTGAGGGGGCTCTTGCGGCAGACTCTGTCTACCACTATATCCTAAGTCTGAGAAAAGGTGGTGAACACAGGTAG
- a CDS encoding rubrerythrin family protein encodes MVRSMTKDALLSAFAGESMAHMRYLIFADIAEREGFKNVSRLFKAIAYAEQVHASNHYRVLRDYKEDAKVYSGTPIGPGNTSKNLELAIAGEEYEVKEMYPVFLEIARYQGEAEAEKSFSYAYQAEQIHASLYKQAKEYVDKGQDLPLKPEEKIWICPVCGHTIIGAEPPEKCPVCGAPKNRYVGF; translated from the coding sequence ATGGTTAGATCAATGACAAAAGATGCGCTTCTATCGGCTTTTGCAGGGGAGTCCATGGCCCATATGAGATATCTCATATTTGCTGATATCGCAGAGAGAGAAGGTTTCAAGAATGTTTCGAGACTCTTCAAAGCTATAGCATATGCTGAGCAAGTCCATGCATCTAACCACTATAGAGTGTTGAGAGACTATAAAGAAGATGCAAAAGTCTATTCAGGAACCCCCATAGGACCCGGCAACACGAGTAAGAATCTTGAGCTTGCCATAGCCGGAGAAGAGTATGAGGTCAAGGAAATGTATCCAGTGTTTCTAGAGATTGCAAGATACCAAGGAGAGGCAGAGGCTGAGAAAAGCTTTTCCTATGCGTACCAGGCAGAACAAATACATGCATCACTTTATAAACAGGCCAAGGAATATGTGGATAAAGGGCAAGACCTTCCACTAAAACCCGAGGAAAAGATTTGGATATGCCCAGTATGCGGCCATACAATAATTGGTGCAGAACCGCCAGAGAAATGCCCTGTTTGCGGAGCACCGAAAAATAGATATGTTGGATTCTAA
- a CDS encoding DEAD/DEAH box helicase, with protein sequence MGRLISDGMLVELGKVDGATIYTTLHGDLVFRVLRGRAYEDDLNGRWVGGFNIDIEYEYAPDFGARSVSSDLKNVLARFFIDNGVKKDIAERFCEAIVEGLHRSGYQKLAEWQLKAIERILMASKERRYFVISAPTATGKTLVFQIVAIAHSLLFKYRGNQNRVLIVYPRRALQKQQLGRLVKPLYFINNKLKELGLQRYTVTLAVDSGVRYGLEPLLEGKYIDTGIPCPENDKLTIRALYKNNFAIRYECSDNKPLDFLVGIVYTKEDRDEVAFKKPDILISNPWTVEQRLLHPKSEYQQLYRGCGVVILDEAHVYINVNYVPLTAILRLLIQLRKIYDEEPLVITSSATIPLSDVEDLVRWMFGVSKQSVESLDYEELEPRHEEQRRLKIIVTLLPYRRSIETMLHGIIQLLLLIQMGRRLKSIVFIDSISETGTIMDYITTTFKYRRGVELCDHINQVSCRNHEYDKLTPRDALTRDNSDYSWVHLTDLSNMQYVKDLIEKLSTLINHVGLHHGGLNEEQRREIEKKFETGSLKTLIATSTLDLGMDYDDVAFIVQYKDPISDEALEQRVGRAGRKENTYRISLAFYIPTLTPVTIQRFFSRPQQKKDVALPDEVTLELVFLQRVLEYHIIQQLKSSILNGKIGEVRLDEAKNIMIQYIAESLNSQNILWLRRWGVRDELLKKLSQADFLKLMKMLKEQLEAVKPIETWKEFRKEIKKLLKEYGAAKKKPLKFLRESQEIKLILQRYGINLKDNKKEVIKCTKDVLKEIYNIVKDVEKDVTRFENSSASYVNISSIQSYLHSLIQELYNKLNKKRDLEGCKTMSMFPSKMPVTDIDRVNKIMVECVLPEIYNVELMRIRKRLEPFFNLLRNSIEKSPASLLMAISEFINFSGYDIEECNKIDAIKLSMCWYMVLRDEFFNIVSKIIPITFAWESIDTVGLRPL encoded by the coding sequence TTGGGTAGGCTTATCAGTGATGGTATGCTAGTTGAGCTTGGCAAGGTGGATGGCGCTACTATTTACACTACTTTGCATGGGGATTTGGTGTTTAGGGTTTTGAGGGGCAGAGCTTATGAGGATGATTTGAATGGGAGGTGGGTTGGAGGTTTCAACATAGATATTGAGTATGAGTATGCACCTGATTTTGGGGCTAGAAGTGTTTCTTCAGATCTGAAGAATGTTTTGGCGAGGTTCTTCATAGATAATGGTGTGAAAAAAGACATTGCAGAGAGGTTTTGCGAAGCCATTGTAGAGGGGCTTCATAGAAGCGGGTATCAGAAACTGGCTGAGTGGCAGCTGAAGGCCATAGAAAGAATTTTGATGGCATCAAAAGAGAGGAGATACTTCGTCATATCAGCGCCAACAGCTACAGGCAAGACCTTGGTATTCCAAATTGTTGCAATAGCCCATTCACTTTTATTCAAATATCGAGGAAATCAAAATAGGGTTCTAATAGTATATCCAAGGAGGGCTCTTCAAAAGCAGCAGTTGGGGAGACTGGTAAAACCCCTTTACTTCATAAATAATAAACTTAAAGAGCTTGGGCTCCAACGATACACGGTAACCTTGGCTGTTGACAGCGGGGTTAGATATGGATTAGAACCTCTTTTAGAGGGGAAATATATAGACACGGGAATTCCATGCCCAGAAAACGATAAGCTAACAATACGTGCACTATATAAAAACAATTTCGCTATAAGATATGAATGCTCGGATAATAAGCCGCTGGATTTTCTTGTAGGAATAGTGTATACCAAGGAAGATAGGGATGAGGTAGCATTTAAAAAGCCGGACATACTAATCTCCAATCCTTGGACTGTTGAACAGCGTTTGTTGCATCCAAAAAGCGAATACCAGCAACTATATAGAGGGTGTGGAGTCGTAATATTGGATGAAGCGCATGTTTACATAAACGTGAACTACGTACCACTAACAGCAATACTTAGATTACTTATTCAATTACGTAAAATCTATGATGAAGAACCTCTTGTTATAACATCATCTGCCACTATCCCACTATCAGATGTTGAAGACCTTGTTAGATGGATGTTTGGTGTAAGCAAACAGTCTGTTGAAAGTCTAGACTATGAGGAGCTTGAGCCAAGGCATGAGGAGCAACGTAGACTTAAGATTATTGTTACACTGCTTCCATATAGACGAAGTATTGAAACAATGTTGCATGGGATTATACAGCTCCTACTCCTAATACAGATGGGCAGAAGGCTAAAGTCCATAGTATTCATTGATAGCATAAGCGAGACAGGCACAATAATGGACTACATAACAACAACATTTAAGTATAGAAGAGGTGTTGAACTCTGTGACCACATAAACCAAGTTTCCTGTAGAAATCACGAATACGATAAGTTGACGCCCAGAGATGCTCTCACAAGAGATAACAGTGATTATAGCTGGGTCCATCTAACCGATTTATCAAATATGCAATATGTAAAGGATTTGATTGAAAAGCTCAGCACATTGATCAACCACGTAGGTCTGCATCATGGCGGATTAAACGAAGAACAGAGGCGCGAGATTGAAAAGAAGTTTGAGACCGGCTCGCTAAAAACATTGATAGCTACATCGACACTAGACCTGGGAATGGACTATGACGACGTCGCATTCATTGTACAATACAAAGACCCCATAAGCGATGAAGCGCTGGAACAAAGAGTCGGAAGAGCTGGTAGAAAGGAAAATACCTATAGAATCTCGCTAGCATTCTACATACCTACGCTAACCCCCGTGACAATACAAAGGTTTTTCAGTAGACCACAACAGAAAAAAGATGTTGCTTTACCTGACGAAGTGACACTTGAACTAGTCTTTCTCCAACGTGTTCTAGAATATCATATTATTCAACAGCTGAAAAGCTCTATACTCAATGGCAAAATAGGTGAGGTTAGATTAGATGAAGCCAAAAACATTATGATTCAATACATCGCCGAGTCGCTGAATAGCCAAAATATACTATGGCTGAGAAGATGGGGAGTTAGAGACGAGCTACTGAAGAAACTATCACAAGCAGACTTCCTTAAACTAATGAAAATGCTTAAAGAACAGCTAGAAGCAGTAAAACCAATAGAGACATGGAAAGAATTTAGAAAGGAGATCAAAAAGCTATTAAAAGAATATGGAGCAGCAAAAAAGAAACCCCTAAAATTCTTAAGAGAGAGCCAAGAAATCAAACTCATTTTGCAGAGATACGGTATTAATTTGAAAGATAATAAGAAAGAAGTAATCAAGTGTACAAAGGACGTACTAAAAGAGATATACAATATAGTGAAAGATGTTGAGAAAGATGTAACTAGGTTTGAAAACTCAAGTGCTTCATATGTTAACATATCATCTATTCAATCATATTTGCATTCTCTAATTCAAGAATTGTATAATAAACTTAACAAAAAACGAGATTTGGAAGGTTGCAAAACTATGTCAATGTTTCCTAGTAAAATGCCTGTTACAGACATCGACAGAGTCAATAAAATTATGGTTGAATGTGTATTGCCAGAAATATACAATGTCGAGTTAATGAGAATACGCAAACGCTTAGAGCCATTTTTTAATCTATTAAGAAATAGTATTGAAAAGAGCCCTGCATCATTACTTATGGCGATAAGCGAATTCATCAATTTTAGCGGGTATGATATTGAAGAGTGCAATAAAATCGATGCGATTAAACTGAGCATGTGTTGGTATATGGTTCTACGTGATGAGTTCTTCAACATAGTGTCTAAGATTATCCCCATAACCTTTGCCTGGGAAAGCATAGATACTGTAGGTCTTAGGCCTTTGTGA
- a CDS encoding hemerythrin domain-containing protein produces the protein MRSIELLMNDHRVIEKALQLLENSVIKLQQGKNVDRKVFETLITFFKLFADRCHHGKEESAFFPTLERLGIPKEGGPIGVMLYEHDMGRRYIKNLEDSIEKFYSGDASALQDIVENAYGYINLLRNHIFKEDNILFQLATQVLDYDTDRELVEEFERIEEERIGHGKHEELIRSINDLESILIR, from the coding sequence TTGAGGTCTATAGAGCTCCTCATGAATGACCATAGAGTTATAGAGAAGGCCTTGCAGTTGCTTGAAAATTCGGTAATTAAATTACAGCAAGGGAAAAATGTTGATAGAAAAGTCTTTGAAACCTTAATCACATTCTTCAAACTATTTGCTGATAGGTGTCACCATGGAAAAGAGGAGAGCGCCTTCTTCCCGACATTAGAAAGATTGGGAATTCCAAAAGAGGGCGGCCCTATAGGCGTTATGCTATATGAGCATGATATGGGCAGAAGGTATATAAAAAATCTTGAGGATAGCATAGAAAAATTCTATTCAGGCGATGCTAGTGCTCTACAAGATATTGTAGAAAATGCCTATGGCTACATCAACCTTCTGAGAAATCACATTTTCAAAGAAGATAACATTCTATTCCAACTAGCAACACAGGTACTAGATTATGACACAGATAGAGAGTTAGTTGAAGAATTTGAGAGAATAGAAGAGGAAAGAATAGGCCATGGAAAACATGAAGAACTAATTAGAAGCATAAACGATTTAGAATCTATTCTAATACGGTAA
- a CDS encoding PIN domain-containing protein yields MILDANAIVYYLHGVEPYASKVKQVIVKREDLAVTLRIVDEVVFTLIRLEAWRRHGLRKLGELRDYIRRHGLKEFYDVINDFEEFIYKLGIQVLEDRGSFTDLLETMRRYDLLPGDALIATTAKHYGIDTILTFDEDFKRVPWLKVVP; encoded by the coding sequence ATGATATTAGATGCAAATGCGATTGTGTATTACCTTCACGGCGTCGAGCCATATGCTTCAAAGGTAAAGCAGGTAATAGTTAAGAGAGAAGATTTGGCTGTAACCCTTAGGATAGTTGATGAAGTGGTATTCACCCTAATCAGGCTTGAGGCGTGGAGAAGGCATGGACTTAGAAAACTAGGTGAATTAAGAGATTACATAAGGAGACATGGTCTCAAAGAATTCTATGATGTTATCAACGATTTTGAAGAATTCATATACAAACTTGGTATACAGGTGCTAGAGGATAGAGGCAGTTTCACAGATCTTCTAGAGACTATGAGAAGATATGATCTCCTCCCAGGAGATGCCCTAATTGCTACAACAGCTAAACACTATGGTATAGACACTATACTTACATTTGACGAAGACTTTAAAAGAGTGCCGTGGCTTAAGGTGGTTCCATAA
- a CDS encoding ferritin-like domain-containing protein: MEGYLDLFREMARREKEYSEALQNLGNRIAHPTLRAIFIAIANDSLKHSKLYEAIVELLSNPQPILSEAELEAISKEIERHIETEARMIEVAKKALQESYDARIKLILSAILSDEVEHHKVLVDIRDNLAKKEAATEEDVWELIWRDSPWRGTPGG, from the coding sequence ATGGAGGGCTATCTGGATCTGTTTAGGGAAATGGCTAGGAGGGAGAAGGAGTATTCTGAAGCTCTACAGAATTTGGGTAATAGGATTGCCCATCCAACTCTAAGAGCAATCTTCATTGCTATTGCTAATGACAGTTTAAAGCATTCAAAACTTTACGAAGCAATTGTAGAGCTGTTGTCAAATCCCCAGCCAATTTTATCTGAAGCTGAGCTAGAGGCTATATCCAAGGAGATTGAGAGACATATAGAGACGGAGGCTAGGATGATTGAAGTTGCTAAAAAGGCTCTTCAGGAAAGTTATGATGCTAGGATAAAGCTTATTCTATCTGCTATTCTAAGTGATGAGGTTGAACACCACAAGGTGCTGGTTGATATAAGAGATAATCTAGCCAAGAAAGAGGCTGCTACAGAAGAAGATGTTTGGGAGCTTATATGGAGAGATAGCCCGTGGCGTGGAACGCCAGGTGGCTAG
- a CDS encoding PIN domain-containing protein has product MEREGSRKVVIDTYTPLAIAYDEVGNSVRNVLEGIRRGDIDGLIPATVLYEYVVHWLRERIPGLKNIDELVTYLRSYFKIVELDLNDYIKAAKIKIEGDKMLAEAEDVTLRSRRLGMVDPAVIAVAHKVKSTIATVWA; this is encoded by the coding sequence TTGGAGAGAGAGGGATCCAGAAAAGTAGTTATTGATACCTATACCCCCCTAGCCATAGCATACGATGAAGTAGGGAACAGCGTGAGGAATGTGCTTGAGGGTATTCGCAGAGGAGATATAGATGGTTTAATACCGGCCACAGTTCTATATGAATATGTTGTGCACTGGTTGAGGGAGAGGATACCAGGGCTTAAAAACATTGACGAGCTTGTAACATATCTTAGAAGCTACTTCAAGATAGTGGAGCTAGATCTCAACGACTATATCAAGGCCGCTAAAATAAAGATCGAGGGGGATAAGATGCTTGCAGAAGCAGAAGATGTAACTCTTAGAAGTAGGAGACTGGGCATGGTAGACCCAGCAGTAATAGCAGTAGCTCACAAAGTTAAAAGCACTATAGCAACGGTATGGGCTTGA
- a CDS encoding antitoxin family protein, whose amino-acid sequence MSKVVRARYEKGVLKPLEPLELSDGEVVLVRVERIEDREKVVEEFYGKRGSAPKELLDEFMLEAEAQ is encoded by the coding sequence ATGTCTAAAGTTGTGCGTGCAAGATATGAGAAGGGGGTTCTCAAGCCTCTTGAGCCGCTTGAGCTAAGCGACGGTGAAGTGGTTTTGGTTAGAGTTGAAAGAATTGAGGATAGAGAAAAAGTTGTGGAGGAGTTCTACGGGAAGAGGGGGTCTGCTCCTAAAGAGCTTCTTGACGAGTTTATGCTTGAGGCTGAGGCACAGTGA
- the sfsA gene encoding DNA/RNA nuclease SfsA — translation MKTISQNLITLRDLLECCIVERISRFTVVVDIGGAEAVAYLNNTGRLEGYLARGRKGFCIPLERGRARYRLVGVEDNGYAALVDTRLHEKSFEELVARDAIPWLRNCALIRRGYPLHSSRIDYELECRNKTTLVELKSAVMRFPDNFTGYPDAPTPRGRKHIEALAKFVSGGDRDAYVVFVAGIPNAKGFRLNCHIDKDICKSIENALENGVKFKSINIYLDPYLKNIVFGDLDLHVDFSCCGL, via the coding sequence GTGAAGACCATTTCCCAGAACCTTATAACGCTTAGAGATTTGTTGGAGTGTTGCATTGTTGAGAGGATATCTAGATTCACTGTGGTTGTAGATATTGGCGGTGCTGAGGCAGTAGCTTATCTAAACAATACAGGTAGGCTTGAAGGCTACTTGGCTAGAGGCAGAAAAGGTTTTTGCATACCTTTGGAGAGGGGTAGAGCTAGATACAGACTTGTTGGCGTAGAAGACAATGGGTATGCAGCTCTAGTTGACACCAGGCTCCATGAGAAATCCTTTGAAGAACTTGTGGCCAGAGATGCTATCCCATGGCTAAGAAACTGTGCATTGATTAGAAGAGGCTATCCTCTACACAGCTCTAGAATAGACTATGAATTGGAATGCAGAAACAAAACCACTCTAGTTGAGCTCAAGAGCGCTGTTATGAGGTTTCCCGACAACTTCACTGGGTACCCCGATGCACCAACACCTAGAGGAAGAAAACACATCGAAGCACTAGCAAAATTTGTTTCAGGTGGAGACAGAGATGCATATGTGGTTTTCGTTGCTGGCATACCAAACGCAAAGGGGTTTAGACTCAACTGTCACATAGATAAAGATATCTGCAAAAGCATTGAAAATGCATTAGAAAATGGGGTTAAATTCAAGTCAATCAACATCTATCTAGACCCATATTTAAAAAACATTGTTTTTGGAGATCTGGATCTCCATGTCGATTTTAGTTGTTGCGGTCTCTAG
- a CDS encoding AbrB/MazE/SpoVT family DNA-binding domain-containing protein gives MVVVRVHKKGVIVLPKSIREEAGIEESMLLEVSVEGNRIVLKPVDLWDRVWGCAKGRGSAEEAELELDREEEEFWRERDPEK, from the coding sequence GTGGTTGTTGTTAGGGTTCATAAGAAGGGTGTAATAGTTTTGCCTAAGAGTATTCGTGAGGAGGCTGGTATTGAGGAGAGCATGCTTCTAGAGGTTTCTGTGGAGGGCAACAGAATTGTTTTGAAGCCTGTGGATCTGTGGGACAGGGTCTGGGGGTGTGCAAAGGGGAGGGGATCAGCCGAGGAAGCTGAGTTGGAGCTTGATCGCGAGGAGGAAGAGTTTTGGAGAGAGAGGGATCCAGAAAAGTAG
- a CDS encoding metallophosphoesterase family protein: MRILVISDVHGNADALRAVLESASGWDYVWVLGDLVDYGPEPHMVIDMVRDLRPDAIVVGNHDYAVAYGVDCRCGPAIHELSVYTREFISKRLLSREQIEWLKSLPTKVVREVSGKKICLVHGSPRNPLYGYLEPDLPTTVLREQLSESKFSLGKRARPVDAHTVLVGHTHKPMKTEVDGVLVLNPGSCGQPRDGDPRASFAIFDPETNTFTIHRVKYDVEKVIEKLKQLQLENLYTAWLANILRKGVALDKQSVEAK; encoded by the coding sequence TTGAGGATTCTCGTAATATCTGATGTTCATGGCAATGCAGATGCGCTTAGAGCCGTTTTGGAGAGTGCTAGTGGATGGGACTATGTATGGGTTTTAGGGGATTTGGTCGACTATGGCCCCGAGCCCCACATGGTCATCGACATGGTTAGAGATCTTAGGCCAGATGCAATTGTTGTGGGCAACCACGACTATGCTGTTGCCTATGGCGTTGACTGTAGATGTGGCCCGGCTATCCACGAGCTTAGTGTTTATACAAGGGAGTTCATATCCAAGAGGCTCTTGTCTAGAGAGCAGATCGAGTGGCTGAAGAGCCTGCCAACAAAAGTTGTTAGAGAGGTCTCCGGAAAAAAGATTTGTCTTGTCCACGGAAGCCCCAGAAACCCTCTCTACGGATATCTAGAGCCAGATCTGCCGACCACGGTTCTTAGAGAGCAGCTCTCAGAATCAAAGTTCTCACTCGGCAAAAGGGCGAGGCCGGTAGATGCACACACTGTTCTTGTTGGACACACGCATAAGCCGATGAAGACAGAGGTAGACGGGGTACTAGTCCTCAACCCAGGTAGCTGTGGACAGCCCAGAGACGGAGACCCAAGAGCATCTTTCGCCATATTCGATCCAGAGACAAACACATTCACAATACATAGAGTCAAATACGATGTAGAAAAAGTTATTGAAAAACTAAAACAGCTGCAACTAGAAAACCTCTACACAGCATGGCTAGCAAACATCCTTAGAAAAGGCGTTGCCCTAGACAAACAAAGTGTTGAAGCCAAATAA